One genomic segment of Caldimonas brevitalea includes these proteins:
- a CDS encoding copper-binding protein, which produces MNFRAVILAAGLASLAPWIALAASEAPVATATPAAGYAQAEVKKIDVEQGKITLKHGPIENLGMPGMTMVFRADAATLAGVKVGDQVKFKADKVDGAIKVTELAPQ; this is translated from the coding sequence ATGAATTTCAGAGCCGTGATCCTGGCCGCGGGCCTGGCCTCCCTGGCACCGTGGATCGCCCTGGCGGCGAGTGAGGCGCCGGTCGCCACGGCAACACCGGCGGCCGGCTATGCCCAGGCGGAGGTGAAGAAGATCGATGTCGAGCAAGGCAAGATCACCCTCAAGCACGGCCCGATCGAGAACCTCGGGATGCCGGGCATGACGATGGTGTTCCGCGCCGACGCGGCGACGCTCGCCGGCGTGAAAGTGGGCGACCAGGTGAAGTTCAAGGCCGACAAGGTCGATGGCGCGATCAAGGTGACCGAACTCGCCCCGCAATGA
- a CDS encoding heavy metal response regulator transcription factor, with the protein MRILVVEDEVRLADYLKKGLSENGYVVDLAHDGIDGKHLAVEGEYDLVVLDVMLPGIDGFGVLRELRARKDTPVLMLTARDKVEDRVQGLKGGADDYLVKPFAFTELLARVEALLRRGAGKGGQPVTTLRLADLEVDLARRKATRAGKRLDLTPKEFTLLTLLLRHQGEVLSRTVLAEQVWDMHFDSETNVIDVAVRRLRAKLDDAFDRPLLHTVRGMGYVLEARG; encoded by the coding sequence ATGCGCATCTTGGTGGTGGAAGATGAAGTCCGGCTGGCGGACTACCTCAAAAAGGGCCTGAGCGAGAACGGCTATGTGGTCGATCTCGCGCACGACGGCATCGACGGCAAACACCTCGCGGTCGAGGGCGAATACGACCTGGTGGTGCTGGACGTGATGCTGCCCGGCATCGACGGTTTCGGGGTGCTGCGCGAGCTGCGCGCGCGCAAGGACACGCCGGTGCTGATGCTGACCGCGCGGGACAAGGTCGAAGACCGGGTGCAGGGTCTCAAGGGGGGCGCCGACGACTACCTGGTCAAGCCGTTTGCATTCACCGAGCTGCTGGCCCGCGTGGAGGCGCTGTTGCGCCGCGGCGCTGGCAAAGGCGGTCAGCCTGTGACGACCCTGCGCCTGGCCGACCTCGAAGTGGACCTGGCCCGCCGCAAGGCAACGCGGGCGGGCAAGCGCTTGGATCTGACGCCCAAAGAGTTCACGCTGCTGACCTTGTTGTTGCGCCACCAGGGTGAAGTGCTGTCGCGCACCGTGCTGGCCGAGCAGGTCTGGGACATGCATTTCGACAGCGAGACCAACGTGATCGACGTGGCGGTGCGGCGGCTGCGCGCCAAGCTGGACGACGCATTCGATCGCCCCCTGCTGCACACGGTGCGGGGCATGGGCTACGTGCTGGAGGCGCGCGGTTGA